In Ciona intestinalis chromosome 7, KH, whole genome shotgun sequence, the genomic window GTATCCATCACATTTCTATTATTCAAGGCAGTTGTTTCTGTTACAGATGTACGGAGACTTGTACGCACAAATGGGCGATGCTGGAGACCCAATGACATTTCTTGGGGCTGCGGCAAACGGGTCAGCTGTTGTACCTGACCCAATCAATGAGACTTCTATTTTTGAAGACGAAGATTTTAACCATCAATATTTTGTGGACCTTGCGGAACAGTACGGTTACAACAACTACCCAGCAGTGGTTAATCCAGCTGCATCGACTGGCGTTAACTTGAATCACTCGACAGAAGAATTTCAAGACTTTGAAAATTTTGATGAAAACATAATACCCAACActttgattaaaaatatggACCATACTTGCAAGTAAGATATTATTGAATTGGTAGATAAAACACGGGTTGACATAACTTTTACCGGTTTTGTTGACTGGTAGCTTTTACCTACATAATAACGTATTTAAGTAAATAACCAAAAAGTTACCTACGtggtaaaacacaaacaggcacgaggtgtatataaaacagaatacccgtgttataacgactgtcgttgccccatcACCTGAGaataattcaagtttatttattcattttcaaTCAGGCATTCTCCAAATCAATACTACTTTACGTGGCTTAAAGTGAAcgtaagtttgtttttctgcTTCCCCTTGCTAGCTATGTGTTGCTTTTACGGCCTCATCATAAGAGCAATTGTGACGACACAGGCAGGTGCAGGCAGAAACGAAGTTCAGGTAATTTTAGTTTGCTACaactttttttctacttttacctaagtttataaaaaatctacTTATATATTTCAGAAATATAGAAATCGTGTGACCGTTATTGTGCTGGCTTTAATCTGTCTGTTTTTGGTGAGCTGGCTCCCATGGTATACAGTACAGCTTGCTCTAATGAACGGCATTTCACTTTCAAACTCGGAATGCAAAAGACTCACGTATGCTGTACGGCTGATAGCTTACCTGAACAGCACTTTAAATCCATACTTTTACGGGTAAGTTAGTAGATAAAGTACAGTgaggaagatggaacaccttttcattctattttctcgtcccatttggtagtaaacaaagaatattcaaataattataaaaccgtgttcaAACGACTCTCACAGGCCACTGCTataggtttaaaacacgattaggatatttggttattatgtgctaaaggtgtcccgtcttctccaaCCCTACTATGTCTATATCACCCAcgaagtaaaaaatatatgtctATAGTCACCCACcaagtgaaaaaaatatatttatagtaacaTTCCTGCTATAGTGGCGCACGTTTTCGGGCCACGTTAGGACAAAGCAAGTTATAGTCATTGCATTCCCAATATAAAGAGACTTATTTTGACTTCTTTTCTAGAACCCTTGGCGGACGTTTTGCAGAGCGGTTAAGAAAAGCTAGGAGCAAACTTGGTTTTGTCTACACCTTATCAATTACAAGTGATACGAGGCGACGAGCACGAAGCTGGAATAATAGTGCGCGTATGGCTAACGGCTTGAAAGACCAAGATGCGCCAAGCGGTCGTCTTCATATTGTGGAGAACGGAAAACTTAGCATGGGGCAGAGGACAGAACGAACTGCAGTCTGAACTACGGTGACGTAGGACAATGCAAAACATTGCTGTAACTCGCAGTAATCTTAAAATTCAAACGCGCAAATTTCGCATTTTTAAAAGTCAGATCGTTTTGCCTTCGCTTCGAATTGTACCTGCCTGTTTTACATTCATGACGATTACTTGATTATACCTTTGTGTAAATGTCTTCAATAAAAGCAGCTGCAACGTCTATTGTTAGTGAAACTGTAAAAAAGGAAATGTGAACTGAGGAGGGTTCATCCGACAGCTTTGTGATAAAACAAATTGCGGTCAATTCtgataagctggcacgaggtgtatcaaacagaacgcccgtatttcgactgtcgttttccggccacgcgaggataaatcaagttacatttaagCTCGCGTGCTATTTAAAATAGTTGTACTGTCCGATACAGTAGTTGTACTGTTTATACTTTTCCAGTGGCAGTATTTATTATGTGCAACATACAGTTAGCAGTTTCTTCATTACACCCGGGAACCTGTAATGAAAAAGCAACTCGAACGAGGCGTCGACCAAGCTATGTCCGTACACGATGCAAAGATACCACAAGCTTCTTCAAAGTACAAAGCGGAGAATCAAAATTAGGAAACGCAGTGAAAAATAAGCAATGCAAAGAAAAAGCAGAAATAAACGAACAGAAACGGCTACAGTCGGAACTTAGCAGAATTcaaagaaaaaggtaaaagttTGATGTCATAGGCCTTCCACAGTAGCTGTGTATCAGGTGTCTATTGACTGCTCATGGTCGTACCTCTTCCACGGCCCTTAAAAGGGAAAAATAACGTCTGATAAGGTAGGGGTATAACATTGCTGTTATAGGCATTTGTATGGTCAAAATTGGGGAagacatttagcacataatatccaaatatcatgatcgtgttttaataacaaaggtctatgggggtcgtgaggatgccgttgtataactttttaatttttttttgtttactgtcaaacgggacgagaaaatagaaagagaAAAAGTCCTATTTTTTTCACCATTCTATAGAACTTCtgataaagaataaataaacagtaaaaaatatgtcTAGGATATTACCGATAGCAAATTACTGTTAATTTGGGTCAAAACCGTGATGAAAAAACTACTTACTGAGCTGTGTGCTGGAAAGGGTGGCCGAATACTAAAGCTGCCACTgtaaagaaataatttaatatttcaatgttAACACTGTAGAGAAAATTAAGCAACTAGTCGGTAGCGGTCacaccttttattcaaataagtTCTGTACTGTTTTATTCATTGCgagttattgttgttttaccattactTTTATAACACAGTGATTGGAGCGTCTGatctcgtcgctgctactgttgtgggTTTTATGTattcttgagcaagacacttaacagtaactTCTCCTACCCAGtagttactaatgggttgtcaaaattgtctgtcagccatacataaaaaatatacccacaaagtaacatacttggtaactcgtaagctgacatgaggtgtatgaaacagaaaacaccacaaaattacatacaaggtaactctGTGACcgaaaacacaaaataaactcattcattcaactaaaATATGTCACCTTGACCCAGCTCGAACCTGCACCCCTGCGTTGTAATATCTCGGATTTTTGTTTGCTGGCCAGCTTCCCATAGGTGTTGGGCCACGCGATCGATTAATGGGCGAATAAAACCGTGCTTGGTGTGCAGACACCTTGGAGAAGTGTGTCATCTGTGGTCTAAAGAGAGTTTTATTACTAGTACTATACtgagatatttaaaattttaaattaaatgaataaagaaaacttattttttttggacaacccattagtgaccactgggttaaagcaaaaaaaaaatgctgtAACCAATAGTAACCACGACGGACTAACTTTAATCATTAGAATGCCACCCCtggtttgttaaatgttataaaaatatgggTAAATTACCTTGGCCCCATGTTAAGAGGGGGTAACGACTGGGTGACGGACACAGGTACAGAACAACCTTCTAATATAGCTTGTCTCATTCTTTCAACTCTTGCAACGTGGTCTACCTACAAGTAGcttcaattaaaaatttaaaacataatggtGCTTATACTACTTCTAATCCAGAGGTTATGGATTCAAGGTTCGttgttgctactattgtgggtgtatgtgtccttaggcaagacactttgcTTCAactcactaatgggttgtctgaattaaaaaaattacccacaaagttaagtggtaactcgtaagctggcaggaggtgtaggaaacagaacacccgtattatataacgactgtcattttttttcgACCACACAaaggtaaagtaagttacattcatatcaTTCAAACTTGCCTTTCCATCACATAGTTGTACAAGGTTTGCCCCTTCTTGCAAACTGAGAAATAATTTATGCTGGAAAACCCTGCCATCAAAATACATCCATGGGGCAGCATACTTAGCAGGTATAGGTTCCCCACAAGCAGAATTCGCAAATAGAACCATATCCACACCACGCATAAACATAGACGCCAGCTCAATGCccctgtaataaaaaataatttttatggtattttatgtaaaaattctaaaattaaaaaaaggagaAAATTTGAATGTGGTGGGGAATTAAATACATGAAACaagaaataattgtttttttgaaaagacatttgtaaaaaaaaagatttatttgaatacaaacctatatatatgataCAGTCTTTATTTTTCGAAAGTTTTAGcacaaaaagttaaaccaaatttttttGCGTGGGTGTAtacctttttttattcataaaaagaACAAGAAAACACATTTGTGTGAATTAGActtgaaaaattaattaagcttgaacaattttaacaaaaaaaatctgaaattttttttgaccttggggtaagatggggcgcTTCTTTTTCCTCATACGGGTCAAATAGAAGCACAGAAACACTGGTTGCAAGAAACGCATCAATTTCATGTCGGTGTAAAACACATGATGATGGGAATTGAATTAAGTACCTGTAGTTAAATGTTACAACTACTATATGCATCAAATCAATAAAGAAAGTAGAAGTTATTAATTTCACAAATTTGCCAAACtttcattaatttatgttgttttaaatttaatatactattttcaaagaaagtagaaaatttatatttaatgaatttgaaaaccactaaaaaaaaacgttttttttatggatAGACATGCTCAAATGTAGtctaaaggtaccaccaaagttttgtAACTTTACATACGTATgtactttatataacactaACCTTAATAGGCAGCATAGCACCAATGTATGGTGTGGAACAAAATGTGGGTTAAGCATGCTTGGTGTATCAGAATGTAGACAAGATAAAAATGCTCGCATACGCCGGTTCTTGTCCACTGGTTCAGTACCAAACCAAAGGCTTGTCAAAGCTGGGACCTGGTGTAACGAAATGCATTATGAAATAGGCGCCgtagcaaagtggttagcgtgtctgtttgtaacccagaggtaatgggttcaaggcatgtcgctgctaccattgtaagcagatgtgttcttgggaaaaacacttaatggcaattgaaaattaatcttaaattaaaagatttttgtACCCATTTTTCAGGGTAACTTACTACATCAATTCTTGTCAAAAATTGTGCACtacaatattttctttataacaTAATTAATATATGCTAGTCAAATGATATGTGCAAAGTGCTTGCAACGCAACCAAAGGACACTGGGTTCGATGCTCAATTCAGATAGGCGTGTGTATCCtttggcaaaacacttaatgaAAATGGCTTCAATTCTATTGCCAATAATTAGCTTTAGCAACATTAGTATCAGACCAAAAaaacaactctggtctaaatcttaaGGACCATTGtgtgccacactgtaggaccttgcTTATACAAAACGGAAAGCACAAATACtgtatattatgacatcacctgCCAATCATCAAAAGGAAGAGGTGGAACCAACTCGGGCGTCCAGGTTGTTTTGTTACGAGCGCCACACCattcttttattataatagGACGCACCtggtaaagttaaaattaaaaaaaacaagtatattACAATTATGAAAAATGGTCTACTAGATTTGTTGCATATGCAGAGATATACAAGTTACAAGGTtgcaactaaaaaaataacaactaaacaaaattgttttttgtatccTATTAGtgactttaaaaaagtaaaaatttgcACTTTTCATGTTAAAAGTATGGGCTATGCCTGTGATAGTTATCCAATCATATAATTAtacacatatatgtatatatatatagcctttaaaacaaatttgacaGGTGACCTCAAACTATCACttacaaattttgttataCACCATATGTCACTTGAAtataaattgctttttttttgcattgaCAAATTACGaagaatttatttatcattttggaattttaataatttcagTTTATTACTTGATTAGTGGTTCGCATGATACTTGATATGGAGAATAGAATTCCATAAATGTGTTGTCTGATTGGTCTAAATATGTGAGCAAGAGGTGGAATGGATTGGTTGGAGTCGTCTTCAAGCGATACATCAAGCTTAATTTCGCCCTGGTGAAATAAAAACAGGCTAAAAATTTGTAAGGTGTAGAAAGCAATGGAATTTACTATGCACTAATTCTATATACATAATtctcgttgctaccattgtggggcTATGTGTAtttgggcaggacacttaacagcagttgctccaacccagtggtcacttattgTCTAAATtaccagccacacataaaaaaattcccccacaaagtaacatacttggtagctcataagctggcacgaggtgtattttCCGTTTACGCAGgcataaagaaagttacattcattcgtccATGTACCTGTGTAAGTGTTTGATATACATAGGGATGCATGAGTGACATTTTGTGTCTCTTCAAAGTTACATCAATCACTTTATCGGGTAGTTTAGGTAAAGGTGGGGTGACAATCTCACTGTATGATTTATCCATAGAAGAATTGCTGGGAATTGGGTTTTCTTCTATTGGTGAGGGTGGTCTTACCTGTTTGGAAtgaaactttgtaaatatatgtatatagtagggtgggggaagattggacaatTTTCTATTagattttttgtcccattttgcagtaaataaagaacaatcaaagaattataaaaccgtatcctcacaactccatagaccattgtttattgttaaaaatcgatcaagatatttggatattatgtgttaaaggtgtcccatatcccCCCATcctattgtatttaaattacagaTTAGTAgtggtttaaaactttgtcaacaaaaacaacttagCAATAACAGTATCCCTACAATTTTACATACTGtagtaactggtaagctggcttgaggtgtatcaacacctgtgttaaatcACTGTATTTTTCTGGCCATGTGAGAACAGAATTACGTTCACTCATtcagtttttctttaaaaaatagctatattttacaaaccgATTTCTCTGTAGGTGTTTCTACTTTGTCAAGTAACAgcttattttctaaatttaaggCAAGAGCATCAATTGCATCATTAGCTTTTACAATGTCAAAATTTTCCtcctacaaaaataaaacagtacgTTTAGCTATGATGGAACATtgttcgatttaaaaaaaacttaagctggcacgtggtgtatggaacagaacactggccaggcgaagataaagcaaggtATATTCATACAAGTACcgtataaaattatttacaagtaAAATCTATAATTCAATCAATGTGTTTTGAAATGCCTCAGTCTATTAAATGCAGTAATGCACCACAGGATGAAGCCATTGTTGTGGTAATTGCTGAATTGCTGCCACATTTTCACTTCCCCTATTTAATAAacgcatataaaaaaatgcatgaaGTGGAATTCATACACTGCGGTTACCTTAACTGAATTTTCTTGTATAGTTGAAACTTCACTTCCGCTGCTTACAGAGCCTGATGTATTTAAAGATGATATTTCAACCAAGTCTTCCTTTTCATGACTATCACTGATACctgggtaaaaaaataaacgtcGTCTTTACTTGCACAAAGTGggagaataaatgtaacttatttaatcaAGGCAAGGAAACAGCAAACAATAGAACATTGGTGTactgtatatgtaactttgtgcaaAACTATTTTGGAAGAATTTTTTCGCTACTTTTAATATACTATGGCcaaaaatttagacaaccaataatGGACTACtaggttgtagcaattgccattaagtgtctgtgtctttgggtaagacacttaacgacaatgcctccaacccagtggtcactaatgggttgtccaaaacgtcagccatacataaaaacacaaaaaattacatacttagtaactcTTAGTGGGCATAAATGGTAAGGttgttacatacgtggtaactcgatcgaaagctggcacaaggtgtatgaaacagaactactgtgttattacgactgtcatTCCCCTACCAcgcaagtttaaaaaagttacattcattttactTACTATTTACTGCGGAGGTAGACTGTTCCTTCAAGCTCTCCATAAACCTCCCACCATTTCTAGTTGCAGATTGATAATAATAAACAGACTCCTTCAACCTCTTTGTTTTGTCGGTAAAATTTTTGGAGCAACGCTTAAACACAACCTGGAAAAGAAATCTATTTAAAAGCCACAAGCTGTGGGACCTCAACCACAtagaaaatattatattaggTGTTTTGTTCAGataataagccaactctgacctacaTCTCAAATCCCATGGCTTGCCACActctgtaggacctcacccacatagaatacaaATAATGTGAGATTACCTTAGCAACAGAATCCAGGTCTGTAGGGGTTGATAACTTGTTAATATAATCGGCAACAGCAGGAACAATCTTTGAGACTTCGGGCAGTACCAGCTTGTTTATGCTTGTCTGTATGCAAGGAaagtaaataattaaacagggtggcaaaactttaaaacgccatggttaaatatttgaaaggTAGCTGGGTTTTTGCCTAATTCAATTTCGGTGAGGCATAGagtataaaacattttttgtgagACTTTTAAGGGGGCatactaaagaaaaatatttttgaaacttttgtggaacctttagatcacatttgtgCATATCTAATCtatacaaagttttttattttttttagtatgcCTCTTTAAAGTTTACCTAAACGATTATCTAAAAACTTCACCATTTTACTGATTagatgaaattaaataaataaattacaaaaaaacttcaaaaaatgatcaaaacTCATATTTTTGAGTGATTATTATGGTCTTAACCacttcaaaaaaaaaaacaacttcaaaataaacaagtttaaaacaactggAATTCACTTGCGGCTATACTAGCACTTCAGTTGCAATTGAAAAAATTCGGTGTCAACCAACAACCAATAGACCGGCGCTTGACTTGATTTCAGGCAGACTTACAAAGGAATTGTCATCAAACTATAGCCTGGATGTGTAACACCATTTTCACAGCTTTTAAACATGAAGTGGTGCTTATGGGCATTTATATTGATTTGATTGTATGTGTAAAAGGAATTAGACATTACTAACATGCAGTTTATGTGGTgtattatataatttaaaacgaagataaaaaatcttttaaaaacctttttttagaTGAGGGacacataattttaaacaaaaatctttacaaaacataggaaaaattaaaaaaacaaaacacttttatgtaagaaaaaaagtttttttttgctttatttaaataggttACACACTGCATTCTTAAATTGTGATTGTGAGTCACAATTTGTAACCCATATTCTTACCTCTGTAGTAGTATCATCAGATGTTGGGTTCACGAGTCCCATTAAAAATGCAGCCACCTCCTCAGGCTTTAAAATATGGTTACCCAGCAAAGTAACAAGCAATGGAAAATGATGTGCAGGCAATGAGAGATGTTTGGAAAGTTCATCGAGTTGAAATTGAACAGTCGAGATGCAGTAGGAATACCGGGAGAGTTTAAGAAGTTGGGAAGAGAAGTAACGGGGTGGGTCAAACGCAACGTAATCGCCAGATTGGCCCAATATACCATGGAATGCATTACCACGACAGTATGCTATGATCTGAAAGAAAAAGATGTCCTGgtagaatgaatgaatgtagcttgctttattctcAAATGTGCTcaggaaacgacagttgttattgcatgggtgttccgtttcatacacctcgtgccagcttacgagttaccatgtatgttactttgtaggtaattattttttcatgttttaatttgcCAAAAATACCCAGGTAGTTACTGGGACTAAATTTTAGTTACTTTTCTGCCATTAAAAAACACGCAACAAAAAAGCAAATACCTCTCTATGGTGGTCGTTGATGCTCTGACACACTTGTACACCACAAGCAATGAATGCTGTTCGTATACAATGAGTGATGCATGGAGGGGGGGTGAACCAAACCTTGGGTGGTGGAGTTCCCTGTATAGAAACAATTCCAGTTAGATTTCCTACTTTCCTAGTAAACAATACCATTAGGAAACACATTTATCgccaatttttttagaaagtaGAAAAGTCAGGGATATTTAGACAAGCAGTCTTTTAATACAAATGTGATGCCATGGTTACAGATTATTGCAGAGCAAAAATTTCAGGGAAGGCCTGCCTACCATGCAACCCCAGTTTTGGTGCATATGGCCATTACGCAATGACAAAtactataattataaacaGAAACTTGAAAGGGCTGGCTTTATTTACAAGAATTTTGGTAGCTGGCACCTAAAATTGCCTCACCCTCTTATAAGTATGGTTTATGATTTTTCGGATATTTTCTTTcagtttgttttggtttttggTCCATTCTGTAATTCTCTGCTTTTCCAAT contains:
- the LOC101242898 gene encoding C3a anaphylatoxin chemotactic receptor-like; this translates as MISAKDTCPEPQPVFAAVAIFFVAIGLVGNAIVILLILVLKECSKSITNWYILQLAIADTLFLLMLPFTASSELSGEWSYGIVMCKIKEAILFINYYASIYFLVIMSFDRYLAVTKAFSSSDLVVALRGPRAAGIITAIGWVISVGISSPLFIYSTVGKCNVCAYKFPLTKVENSTMMYGDLYAQMGDAGDPMTFLGAAANGSAVVPDPINETSIFEDEDFNHQYFVDLAEQYGYNNYPAVVNPAASTGVNLNHSTEEFQDFENFDENIIPNTLIKNMDHTCKHSPNQYYFTWLKVNVSLFFCFPLLAMCCFYGLIIRAIVTTQAGAGRNEVQKYRNRVTVIVLALICLFLVSWLPWYTVQLALMNGISLSNSECKRLTYAVRLIAYLNSTLNPYFYGTLGGRFAERLRKARSKLGFVYTLSITSDTRRRARSWNNSARMANGLKDQDAPSGRLHIVENGKLSMGQRTERTAV
- the LOC100182054 gene encoding constitutive coactivator of PPAR-gamma-like protein 1, which codes for MGAHDLQEFIEKFCPNACLNVDLGHSAWRKQINGRNAFNHIETLYLVIDAESCLHRLYGGSYTDWVCGGQWNQMYHFIKCFCMAAERSNIEFTIFFNGALEKQRITEWTKNQNKLKENIRKIINHTYKRGTPPPKVWFTPPPCITHCIRTAFIACGVQVCQSINDHHREIIAYCRGNAFHGILGQSGDYVAFDPPRYFSSQLLKLSRYSYCISTVQFQLDELSKHLSLPAHHFPLLVTLLGNHILKPEEVAAFLMGLVNPTSDDTTTETSINKLVLPEVSKIVPAVADYINKLSTPTDLDSVAKVVFKRCSKNFTDKTKRLKESVYYYQSATRNGGRFMESLKEQSTSAVNSISDSHEKEDLVEISSLNTSGSVSSGSEVSTIQENSVKEENFDIVKANDAIDALALNLENKLLLDKVETPTEKSVRPPSPIEENPIPSNSSMDKSYSEIVTPPLPKLPDKVIDVTLKRHKMSLMHPYVYQTLTQGEIKLDVSLEDDSNQSIPPLAHIFRPIRQHIYGILFSISSIMRTTNQVRPIIIKEWCGARNKTTWTPELVPPLPFDDWQVPALTSLWFGTEPVDKNRRMRAFLSCLHSDTPSMLNPHFVPHHTLVLCCLLRYLIQFPSSCVLHRHEIDAFLATSVSVLLFDPYEEKEAPHLTPRGIELASMFMRGVDMVLFANSACGEPIPAKYAAPWMYFDGRVFQHKLFLSLQEGANLVQLCDGKVDHVARVERMRQAILEGCSVPVSVTQSLPPLNMGPRPQMTHFSKVSAHQARFYSPINRSRGPTPMGSWPANKNPRYYNAGVQVRAGSSGSFSIRPPFPAHSSGRGRGTTMSSQ